A section of the Roseomonas marmotae genome encodes:
- the rplU gene encoding 50S ribosomal protein L21: MTYAVIRTGGKQYRVTQDAVLTVEKLDAEAGATVTFQDVLAIGGEAGLTLGAPTIAGATVTATVVEQTRGDKVIIFKKRRRQNSRRKNGHRQHQTVLRISAINAA; the protein is encoded by the coding sequence ATGACCTACGCAGTGATCCGCACCGGCGGCAAGCAGTATCGTGTCACGCAGGACGCGGTCCTGACCGTTGAGAAGCTCGATGCCGAAGCCGGCGCGACCGTGACCTTCCAGGATGTCCTGGCCATCGGTGGCGAGGCCGGCCTGACCCTTGGCGCCCCGACGATCGCCGGCGCCACCGTCACCGCGACGGTGGTCGAGCAGACCCGTGGCGACAAGGTCATCATCTTCAAGAAGCGCCGCCGGCAGAACAGCCGCCGCAAGAACGGCCACCGCCAGCACCAGACTGTGCTGCGCATCTCCGCCATCAACGCGGCCTGA
- the rpmA gene encoding 50S ribosomal protein L27 — MAHKKAGGSSRNGRDSAGKRLGVKKFGGEHVLAGNIIVTQRGTKMVPGDNVLCGRTHSIHAAIEGKVKFTRRAEGRVYVSVEPLPQAAE; from the coding sequence ATGGCTCATAAAAAGGCTGGCGGTTCTTCCCGCAACGGTCGCGACTCCGCTGGCAAGCGCCTCGGCGTCAAGAAGTTCGGCGGCGAGCATGTGCTGGCCGGCAACATCATCGTGACGCAGCGCGGCACGAAGATGGTCCCGGGCGACAACGTGCTCTGTGGCCGCACCCACTCCATCCACGCCGCCATCGAGGGCAAGGTGAAGTTCACCCGCCGCGCCGAAGGCCGCGTCTATGTTTCCGTCGAGCCGCTGCCGCAGGCCGCCGAGTAA
- the obgE gene encoding GTPase ObgE, with the protein MKFLDEAKIWVKAGDGGDGVVAFRRERFIEYGGPDGGNGGKGGDIIVEAVEGLNTLIDFRYAQHFKARKGGNGAGSDRTGAGSDDVTLKVPVGTVILAEDKETVLADLTKVGQRATICRGGDGGHGNAHFKTSTNRAPRRADKGWPGEECWIWLRLKLIADAGLVGLPNAGKSTFLAAASAARPKIADYPFTTLNPQLGVVRLNATEEFVLADIPGLIEGAAEGAGLGTRFLGHVERCAVLLHLIDGSQADPVRAYETVRAELEEYGGGLADKPEILALNKTDAMTPQARASRVKALERATGRPVRLISGVTGEGVPETLRLLADTIYRAREEAAGA; encoded by the coding sequence ATGAAGTTCCTCGACGAAGCCAAGATCTGGGTAAAGGCCGGCGACGGCGGTGACGGCGTCGTCGCCTTCCGGCGGGAGCGCTTCATCGAGTATGGCGGCCCGGACGGCGGCAATGGCGGCAAGGGCGGCGACATCATCGTGGAGGCCGTGGAAGGCCTGAACACGCTGATCGACTTCCGCTATGCCCAGCATTTCAAGGCCCGCAAGGGCGGCAATGGCGCGGGCTCCGACCGCACCGGCGCCGGTTCGGACGATGTGACGCTCAAGGTCCCGGTCGGCACAGTGATCCTGGCCGAGGACAAGGAGACGGTGCTGGCCGACCTGACGAAGGTGGGCCAGCGCGCCACCATCTGCCGGGGCGGCGATGGCGGCCATGGCAATGCCCATTTCAAGACCAGCACCAACCGCGCCCCCCGCCGTGCCGACAAGGGCTGGCCGGGCGAGGAGTGCTGGATCTGGCTGCGGCTGAAGCTGATCGCCGATGCCGGGCTGGTGGGGCTGCCCAATGCCGGGAAGTCCACCTTCCTGGCCGCCGCCAGCGCCGCCAGGCCCAAGATCGCGGACTACCCCTTCACCACGCTCAACCCGCAGCTTGGCGTCGTGCGGCTGAATGCGACGGAGGAATTCGTCCTGGCCGACATCCCCGGCCTGATCGAGGGCGCGGCGGAAGGCGCCGGGCTCGGCACCCGCTTCCTCGGCCATGTGGAGCGTTGCGCGGTGCTGCTGCACCTGATCGACGGCAGCCAGGCCGACCCCGTTCGGGCCTATGAGACCGTGCGGGCGGAGCTGGAGGAATATGGCGGCGGCCTGGCCGACAAGCCGGAGATCCTGGCGCTGAACAAGACCGACGCCATGACTCCCCAGGCCCGCGCCAGCCGCGTGAAGGCGCTGGAGCGCGCCACCGGCCGCCCGGTGCGGCTGATCAGCGGCGTCACCGGGGAAGGCGTACCGGAGACCCTGCGCCTGCTGGCCGACACCATCTATCGTGCCCGCGAGGAGGCGGCCGGGGCATGA
- the proB gene encoding glutamate 5-kinase, producing the protein MIPSLATARRIVVKIGSALVVDPETAAPREAWLASVATDIAALRATGAEVVVVSSGAISLARQALGLTKRKLRLEEKQAAAAVGQIRLAGAWQAALSAHGINAAQLLLTLEDSEDRRRYLNARATLGTLLDLGCVPVINENDTVATAEIRFGDNDRLAARVAEMIHADVLVLLSDIDGLYTADPRRDPQARHLPVIERLTDEIMAMGGEPPPGYSSGGMRTKLIAARIATGAGTAMAIALGQRDHPLAALKDGARCTWFLPTPEGRSARKRWIAGSLAPLGVLRVDAGAAGALRGGSSLLPAGVRGVQGTFQRGDPVAVQDENGHELARGLSAYDSEAARQIAGRRSEEIETILGWRGRDEIVHRDDLVLL; encoded by the coding sequence ATGATCCCTTCCCTCGCCACGGCGCGCCGGATCGTCGTCAAGATCGGCTCCGCCCTGGTGGTGGACCCGGAGACGGCGGCGCCGCGCGAGGCCTGGCTGGCTTCCGTCGCCACCGATATCGCGGCGCTGCGGGCCACCGGGGCGGAGGTGGTCGTGGTCTCCTCCGGCGCCATCTCCCTCGCCCGCCAGGCCCTCGGCCTGACCAAGCGCAAGCTGCGTCTCGAAGAAAAACAGGCGGCGGCGGCGGTGGGGCAGATCCGGCTGGCCGGCGCCTGGCAGGCGGCGCTCTCCGCCCATGGCATCAACGCCGCGCAGCTGCTGCTGACGCTGGAGGATAGCGAGGACCGCCGCCGCTACCTCAATGCCCGCGCCACGCTCGGCACGCTGCTGGACCTCGGCTGCGTGCCCGTCATCAACGAGAACGACACCGTCGCCACGGCGGAGATCCGCTTCGGGGACAATGACCGTCTCGCCGCCCGCGTGGCGGAGATGATCCATGCGGATGTGCTGGTGCTGCTCTCGGATATCGACGGCCTCTATACCGCCGATCCCCGCCGCGATCCCCAGGCCCGGCACCTGCCGGTGATCGAGCGCCTGACGGACGAGATCATGGCCATGGGGGGCGAGCCGCCGCCGGGTTACTCCTCCGGCGGCATGCGCACCAAGCTGATCGCGGCCCGCATCGCCACCGGCGCCGGCACGGCCATGGCCATCGCGCTGGGGCAGCGGGATCATCCGCTGGCGGCGCTGAAGGACGGTGCCCGCTGCACCTGGTTCCTGCCCACGCCCGAGGGCCGCTCGGCCCGCAAGCGCTGGATCGCGGGCAGCCTGGCGCCGCTGGGCGTGCTGCGGGTGGATGCGGGCGCGGCCGGCGCGCTGCGCGGCGGCAGTTCCCTGCTGCCGGCGGGCGTGCGCGGGGTGCAGGGCACCTTCCAGCGTGGCGACCCGGTTGCCGTGCAGGACGAGAACGGGCACGAACTGGCCCGTGGCCTCTCCGCCTATGATTCCGAGGCCGCGCGGCAGATCGCCGGCCGGCGGTCGGAGGAGATCGAGACCATATTGGGTTGGCGCGGACGGGACGAGATCGTCCACCGCGACGACCTCGTGCTGCTGTAA
- a CDS encoding glutamate-5-semialdehyde dehydrogenase, translating into MNAIADPIARQLDAAARAARAAAGQLARAGRPAKDQALLAAAAAIRARQEAILAANAADLEAAPDLSPSFRDRLVLNPARIEGMAKGLEEVAALPDPVGRVLAEWTRPNGLVLKRVAQPLGVIGMIYESRPNVTADAAALCLKAGSAVLLRGGSEGARSSAAIHACMVEGLRAARLPEAAVQIAPTQDRAFVGAMLRAAGLIDLIIPRGGKGLVTRVMEEARVPVLAHAEGLCHTYIHAAADRSMARAVLANAKMRRTGVCGATETLLIDAAIAPELLPLLVEDLAALGCAFKADERARSILPALPVATEQDFATEWLDAVLSIKVVDGVESALAHIRRYGSEHTEAIITEDAEAAAAFLNGLDSAVGIWNASTQFCDGGEFGFGAEIGIATGRMHARGPVGLEQLCTYRYHVIGTGQTRP; encoded by the coding sequence GTGAACGCCATCGCCGACCCCATCGCCCGTCAGCTCGACGCCGCAGCCCGCGCCGCCCGCGCGGCCGCCGGCCAGCTCGCGCGCGCCGGGCGACCGGCGAAGGACCAGGCGCTGCTGGCCGCCGCCGCCGCCATTCGCGCGCGGCAGGAGGCCATCCTGGCCGCCAATGCCGCCGACCTGGAGGCGGCGCCCGACCTCAGCCCCTCCTTCCGCGACCGTCTCGTGCTGAACCCCGCCCGCATCGAGGGCATGGCGAAGGGGCTGGAGGAAGTGGCCGCCCTGCCCGACCCCGTGGGCCGTGTGCTGGCGGAATGGACGCGCCCCAACGGGCTGGTGCTGAAGCGCGTGGCGCAGCCGCTGGGCGTGATCGGCATGATCTATGAGAGCCGCCCCAATGTGACGGCCGATGCCGCCGCGCTCTGCCTCAAGGCGGGCTCGGCCGTGCTGCTGCGCGGCGGCAGCGAGGGTGCTCGCAGCAGCGCCGCCATCCATGCCTGCATGGTGGAAGGGCTGCGCGCCGCCCGGTTGCCGGAAGCCGCCGTGCAGATCGCCCCCACCCAGGACCGCGCCTTCGTCGGCGCCATGCTGCGCGCGGCGGGGCTGATCGACCTGATCATCCCGCGCGGCGGCAAGGGCCTGGTGACGCGGGTGATGGAGGAGGCGCGCGTGCCCGTCCTCGCCCATGCCGAGGGGCTCTGCCACACCTATATCCATGCCGCCGCCGACCGCTCCATGGCGCGCGCGGTGCTGGCCAATGCCAAGATGCGCCGCACCGGAGTCTGCGGCGCCACCGAGACGCTGCTGATCGACGCCGCCATCGCGCCGGAACTGCTGCCGCTGCTGGTGGAAGATCTCGCGGCGCTGGGCTGCGCCTTCAAGGCGGATGAGCGCGCGCGCTCCATCCTGCCCGCCCTGCCCGTCGCGACGGAGCAGGACTTCGCGACCGAATGGCTGGATGCCGTCCTCTCCATCAAGGTGGTGGATGGGGTGGAGAGCGCGCTCGCGCATATCCGCCGCTACGGCAGCGAGCATACGGAAGCCATCATCACCGAGGATGCCGAGGCCGCCGCCGCCTTCCTGAACGGGCTCGATTCCGCGGTGGGCATCTGGAATGCCTCCACCCAGTTCTGCGATGGCGGCGAATTCGGTTTCGGGGCCGAGATCGGCATCGCCACCGGGCGGATGCATGCGCGCGGGCCGGTGGGGCTGGAGCAGCTCTGCACCTACCGCTACCACGTCATCGGCACCGGCCAGACACGCCCCTGA
- a CDS encoding nicotinate-nucleotide adenylyltransferase — MRPPFEPARFGDRRRLRIGLLGGSFNPAHEGHLHVALMALRALRLNQVWLMVSPGNPLKPVRGMAPFEERLASARRIARPPRILATEIEAALGERYSALTLAKLAKRFPRACFVWIIGADNLWQLPRWRRWQELVARTPMAVLPRPGWTRKALAGTAARRLRQKRRRPGHLGGCAPGWTLVPAREHPASATAIRAGTRA; from the coding sequence TTGCGCCCGCCTTTCGAGCCGGCCCGCTTCGGCGACCGGCGCCGCCTCCGCATCGGCCTGCTGGGCGGCAGCTTCAACCCCGCGCATGAGGGCCATCTGCATGTGGCCCTCATGGCACTGCGCGCGCTGCGGCTGAACCAGGTCTGGCTGATGGTCTCCCCGGGCAATCCGCTGAAGCCGGTCAGGGGCATGGCGCCGTTCGAGGAGCGCCTGGCCTCGGCCCGGCGCATCGCCCGGCCACCGCGCATCCTGGCCACGGAGATCGAAGCCGCGCTGGGCGAGCGTTACAGCGCCCTGACCCTGGCGAAGCTCGCGAAACGTTTCCCGCGCGCCTGCTTTGTCTGGATCATCGGCGCCGACAATCTCTGGCAGCTTCCGCGCTGGCGCCGCTGGCAGGAACTGGTGGCCCGCACGCCCATGGCGGTGCTGCCGCGGCCGGGATGGACCCGCAAGGCGCTTGCGGGTACGGCGGCGCGGCGGCTGCGGCAGAAGCGGCGGCGGCCCGGCCATCTCGGCGGCTGTGCCCCAGGCTGGACACTGGTGCCGGCGCGCGAGCACCCCGCCAGCGCCACCGCCATCCGCGCGGGCACGCGCGCTTAA
- the rsfS gene encoding ribosome silencing factor, producing the protein MARTPKAPADSPPRRKPATTRVPGKAATLRTAKPAAAAKAPARAKPAARPAREEAAVPRAARAAAASKVSAGKAAAKPAARSTAAKAAPARKPARAAAPKAAAPRTASRATAKPAAGTSMRGTASKAAASKPARAARPAAATRAPAKATTAKASSTSRTGTAKSAPVRSSRPAPAKAAAPKATATRKPAATPAPKATSRTAAKPAAPRPKRVKLTPPQIDRLVQVTVESLEADKAEDIVVLDVATRATFADRMVIATGLVERQIQAMAGHIEKALAELGMKRLRSESSPDWVLLDAGDLVVHLFKPEARANYRLEKMWGPDSPLDAESPAAAESTRPTPSDFDEEDEAYEEEDVIEEAAADPYLDDEEEQG; encoded by the coding sequence ATGGCCCGTACCCCCAAAGCCCCCGCAGACAGCCCGCCCCGCCGCAAGCCGGCCACCACCCGCGTTCCCGGCAAGGCCGCCACGCTGCGTACCGCCAAGCCGGCAGCAGCCGCCAAGGCCCCCGCGCGCGCCAAGCCCGCCGCCCGCCCCGCGCGTGAAGAAGCCGCGGTGCCCAGGGCCGCCCGTGCCGCCGCCGCCAGCAAGGTGAGCGCCGGCAAGGCGGCCGCGAAGCCCGCCGCGCGCTCCACCGCCGCCAAGGCCGCCCCCGCGAGGAAGCCGGCGCGCGCCGCCGCGCCGAAGGCCGCCGCGCCCAGGACGGCGTCCCGCGCCACCGCCAAGCCGGCTGCCGGGACCAGCATGCGCGGCACGGCCAGCAAGGCCGCCGCCAGCAAGCCGGCCCGCGCCGCCAGGCCCGCTGCTGCCACCAGGGCACCGGCCAAGGCCACCACCGCCAAGGCCAGCAGCACCTCCAGGACAGGGACGGCCAAGTCCGCCCCGGTCCGCAGCAGCCGCCCCGCCCCGGCCAAGGCGGCCGCCCCCAAGGCTACCGCCACCCGGAAGCCCGCCGCCACCCCGGCGCCGAAGGCCACCAGCCGCACCGCCGCGAAGCCCGCCGCTCCGCGTCCGAAGCGGGTGAAGCTCACTCCGCCGCAGATCGATCGGCTGGTGCAGGTCACGGTCGAGAGCCTGGAGGCTGACAAGGCCGAGGATATCGTCGTGCTGGACGTGGCCACCCGCGCCACCTTCGCGGACCGTATGGTGATCGCCACCGGCCTGGTGGAGCGGCAGATCCAGGCGATGGCCGGACATATCGAGAAGGCGCTGGCGGAACTCGGCATGAAGCGCCTGCGCAGCGAAAGCTCGCCCGACTGGGTGCTGCTGGATGCCGGGGACCTTGTCGTGCACCTCTTCAAGCCGGAGGCCCGCGCCAACTACCGGCTGGAGAAGATGTGGGGGCCCGACAGCCCGCTGGATGCCGAAAGCCCCGCGGCGGCCGAGAGCACCCGGCCCACCCCCTCCGACTTCGATGAGGAGGACGAGGCCTATGAGGAAGAGGACGTTATCGAGGAGGCCGCCGCCGACCCTTATCTGGACGATGAGGAGGAGCAGGGCTGA
- a CDS encoding 23S rRNA (pseudouridine(1915)-N(3))-methyltransferase RlmH: MLAVGRLKPGPEAALFAQHNARLRPPLAVKEIPEARGSAAEIRRREGAALLAALPEGALAVAMDLGGATPDSEELAALSAKWEESGRQLAFLIGGAEGLDPSVLARAEYRLSLGRLTWPHFLVRGLLAEQLYRAQAIRTGHPYHRAWRPG; this comes from the coding sequence CTGCTGGCCGTCGGCCGGCTGAAGCCGGGGCCGGAGGCGGCGCTCTTCGCGCAGCATAACGCCCGCCTCCGCCCGCCCCTGGCGGTGAAGGAGATCCCGGAGGCCCGTGGCTCGGCCGCCGAGATCCGCCGCCGGGAGGGCGCCGCCCTGCTGGCGGCGCTGCCTGAGGGCGCGCTGGCCGTCGCCATGGACCTGGGCGGCGCCACCCCGGACAGCGAGGAACTGGCGGCGCTCAGCGCGAAATGGGAGGAAAGCGGGCGTCAGCTCGCCTTCCTGATCGGCGGCGCCGAGGGGCTGGACCCCTCGGTGCTGGCGCGGGCGGAATACCGGCTCTCACTGGGCCGGCTGACCTGGCCGCATTTCCTGGTGCGCGGGCTGCTGGCGGAACAGCTCTACCGCGCCCAGGCCATCCGCACCGGCCATCCCTATCACCGGGCCTGGCGGCCGGGCTGA
- the bla gene encoding class A beta-lactamase, giving the protein MIGRRQWMGGAALALGGWGMGAGLARAGAREDFGALPEAFARIEAAHGGRLGVAVLDTGSGRRAGHRQDERFPMTSTFKMLAAGAVLARVDAGQERLERRIRFAREDLVTYSPATEKHAGRDGMTLAEIAGAAVTLSDNTAGNLLLDVLGGPAGLTAWARGQGDEVTRLDRMETALNEGRPGDARDTTSPAAMLGHLQGLTLGQGLSDSSRALLRGWMRASRTGDACLKARLPQGWLVEDKTGSGGHGTRNDVGLLWPPGGGAPVLVAAYLTSSPADAATRDATLADVGAVVVAAWKG; this is encoded by the coding sequence ATGATCGGCAGGCGGCAATGGATGGGCGGCGCGGCGCTGGCGCTGGGCGGCTGGGGGATGGGCGCGGGGCTGGCGCGGGCCGGCGCGCGGGAGGATTTCGGCGCCCTGCCGGAAGCCTTCGCCCGGATCGAGGCGGCACATGGCGGGCGGCTGGGCGTGGCGGTGCTGGACACCGGCAGCGGTCGCCGGGCAGGACACCGGCAGGATGAGCGCTTCCCCATGACCAGCACCTTCAAGATGCTGGCGGCGGGCGCCGTGCTGGCGCGGGTGGATGCGGGGCAGGAGAGGCTGGAGCGGCGCATCCGCTTCGCGCGCGAGGATCTCGTGACCTATTCCCCCGCCACGGAGAAGCATGCGGGGCGGGACGGCATGACCCTGGCGGAGATCGCCGGGGCGGCGGTGACGCTGAGCGACAATACCGCGGGGAATCTGCTGCTGGATGTCCTCGGCGGCCCGGCGGGGCTGACGGCCTGGGCGCGCGGGCAGGGCGATGAGGTGACCCGGCTGGACCGGATGGAGACCGCGCTGAACGAAGGCCGCCCCGGCGATGCGCGCGACACCACCAGCCCCGCCGCCATGCTGGGGCACCTCCAGGGCCTGACGCTGGGACAGGGGCTTTCCGATTCCTCCCGCGCGCTGCTGCGGGGCTGGATGCGGGCCAGCCGTACTGGCGACGCATGCCTGAAGGCGCGGTTGCCGCAGGGCTGGCTTGTGGAGGACAAGACCGGCTCTGGCGGGCATGGCACCCGCAACGATGTCGGGCTGCTCTGGCCGCCCGGCGGTGGCGCGCCGGTACTGGTGGCGGCCTACCTGACCAGCAGCCCGGCCGATGCCGCCACGCGCGACGCCACCCTGGCCGATGTCGGCGCGGTGGTGGTGGCGGCCTGGAAGGGCTGA